In Blastopirellula sediminis, the following proteins share a genomic window:
- a CDS encoding hybrid sensor histidine kinase/response regulator yields MYEDNELVAEFVIESNEHLANVESQLLAIESGGESVDVDLVNTVFRAIHSIKGAAGFLGLRNINDLSHSLENVLNKLRNLELVPNSGMIDVMLRASDQLRSMINDVESSDEMKIADFVKQLDEIAAGVTPTPSTPAPTAAASAPVEVPSPAAILEAPTPNEVETPAPVAVAPTPVEPTPQPAAPAPKAASEETRSEGSTNIEANIRVPVSVLDRLMNLTGELVLCRNQVMQAISGKQDSGLEAVASGLDQVTSELQDAVMQTRMQPIGQVFNRFIRVVRDLGAKLGKECNLHIDGKEVEVDKSIIEAIGDPMTHLIRNSMDHGLETPQKRVANGKSPTGKINLRAYHQAGKVRIEIEDDGQGINPAILKEKAVSKGVITQDQAEQMTDRDAVRLIFHAGFSTAEKLTDVSGRGVGMDVVRSNIEKLGGTVDVESTIGKGTNILITLPLTLAIIPSLIVETSGSRFAIPQANISELVRVRADDEQRLTRVKGAEMLRLRGSLLPIVRMQRILHLRGDASKQSNSSSIIVVETGRARYGLAVDGLHDSEEIVVKPLGRHLRGCKCLSGATILGDGHIALILDVSGIGAEAKLDLTDQSELEAKRIQEDLHAGEESQSLLMFTNHPQENFAIPMSVVLRVERIRVSQIDTVGGLEVLQYRGSSLPVMRLENNINARPAPSELESVFVVIFDINGYEVGLIAPQLKDIQNVAMHIDATTFRETGVCGSFVYDGQAIRLLDIFKIVEKHRPEWFEHHKVAAETRSHDPIVLLAEDSDFFRRQVRGFLEEAGFQVVDAEDGQVAWETLQQGEYHFDLIVTDIEMPRMNGFELSRKVRNSDKWKNMPIVALTSLASDEHRREGEEAGIDDYQIKMDRERLLSSVSRLTQTDVETLRRQAMRDGKARELSTAGV; encoded by the coding sequence ATGTACGAAGACAATGAACTAGTCGCCGAGTTCGTGATCGAATCGAACGAACATCTCGCGAACGTCGAATCGCAGCTGTTGGCGATCGAATCGGGCGGCGAGAGCGTCGACGTCGATCTGGTCAACACCGTCTTTCGTGCGATCCACTCGATCAAAGGCGCCGCGGGGTTCCTCGGACTGCGCAACATCAACGACCTGTCGCACAGCCTGGAGAACGTCCTCAACAAGCTCCGCAACCTGGAGCTCGTGCCCAACTCGGGAATGATCGACGTCATGCTCCGCGCATCGGATCAACTCCGCTCGATGATCAACGACGTCGAAAGCTCGGACGAAATGAAAATCGCCGACTTCGTGAAACAGCTTGACGAGATCGCGGCCGGCGTCACGCCGACCCCGTCGACGCCAGCTCCGACAGCGGCTGCTTCTGCCCCGGTCGAAGTTCCCTCGCCTGCCGCCATCCTCGAAGCGCCGACGCCGAACGAAGTCGAAACGCCGGCCCCGGTTGCTGTAGCGCCGACTCCGGTCGAACCGACTCCGCAACCGGCTGCCCCGGCTCCGAAAGCGGCCAGCGAAGAAACTCGGTCGGAAGGTTCGACCAATATCGAAGCGAACATTCGCGTTCCGGTCAGCGTGCTCGATCGCCTGATGAACTTGACCGGCGAACTCGTCCTTTGCCGCAACCAGGTGATGCAAGCCATTTCGGGCAAGCAGGACTCGGGCCTCGAAGCGGTCGCCTCCGGCTTGGACCAGGTTACCAGCGAGTTGCAGGACGCGGTCATGCAGACTCGCATGCAACCGATCGGGCAGGTCTTCAATCGCTTTATCCGCGTCGTTCGCGATCTGGGCGCCAAGCTCGGCAAAGAATGCAACCTGCACATTGACGGCAAGGAAGTGGAAGTCGACAAGTCGATCATCGAAGCGATCGGCGATCCGATGACCCACTTGATCCGCAACTCGATGGATCATGGTCTGGAAACTCCGCAAAAGCGCGTCGCCAACGGCAAGAGCCCGACCGGCAAGATCAACCTTCGCGCCTATCACCAGGCTGGCAAGGTCCGCATCGAAATCGAAGATGACGGCCAAGGGATCAACCCCGCGATCTTGAAAGAGAAAGCGGTCTCCAAGGGAGTCATCACGCAAGATCAGGCCGAGCAGATGACCGATCGCGACGCCGTTCGCTTGATCTTCCACGCCGGCTTCTCGACCGCCGAAAAGCTGACCGACGTCAGCGGACGCGGCGTCGGCATGGATGTCGTTCGCAGCAACATCGAAAAGCTGGGCGGCACCGTCGACGTCGAATCGACGATCGGCAAAGGAACGAACATTCTGATCACCCTGCCGCTGACGTTGGCGATCATTCCGTCGCTGATCGTCGAAACGAGCGGCAGTCGCTTCGCTATCCCGCAAGCGAACATCTCGGAACTGGTCCGCGTCCGCGCCGATGACGAGCAACGCCTGACCCGCGTCAAAGGGGCCGAAATGCTCCGCCTTCGCGGCTCGCTCCTGCCGATCGTCCGCATGCAGCGGATCCTGCACCTTCGCGGCGACGCATCGAAACAATCGAACAGTAGCAGCATCATCGTCGTCGAAACGGGCCGCGCTCGTTACGGTCTGGCGGTCGACGGCCTGCACGACTCCGAAGAAATCGTGGTCAAGCCGCTGGGACGTCACCTGCGAGGTTGCAAGTGCCTTTCAGGCGCCACGATCCTCGGCGACGGGCACATCGCGCTCATCCTGGACGTCTCCGGCATCGGCGCCGAAGCGAAACTCGACCTCACCGACCAGAGCGAACTGGAAGCGAAGCGGATCCAGGAAGATCTGCACGCCGGCGAAGAGTCGCAGTCGCTCCTGATGTTCACCAACCATCCGCAAGAAAACTTCGCGATCCCGATGAGCGTCGTGCTTCGCGTCGAGCGAATCCGCGTCAGCCAGATCGACACCGTCGGCGGCCTGGAAGTGCTGCAATACCGCGGCTCGTCGCTGCCGGTCATGCGATTGGAAAACAACATCAACGCTCGCCCGGCTCCGTCCGAGTTGGAAAGCGTCTTCGTGGTGATCTTCGACATCAACGGATATGAAGTCGGCTTGATCGCTCCGCAGTTGAAAGACATCCAGAACGTCGCGATGCACATTGACGCCACGACGTTCCGCGAAACCGGCGTCTGCGGCTCGTTCGTCTACGACGGCCAGGCGATTCGCTTGCTCGACATCTTCAAGATCGTCGAAAAGCATCGCCCCGAATGGTTCGAGCACCACAAGGTCGCCGCCGAAACCCGTTCGCATGACCCGATCGTCCTGCTGGCCGAAGACTCCGACTTCTTCCGTCGCCAGGTGCGTGGCTTCCTCGAAGAGGCCGGCTTCCAAGTGGTAGACGCCGAAGACGGCCAGGTCGCCTGGGAAACGCTACAGCAAGGGGAATACCACTTCGACCTGATCGTCACCGATATCGAAATGCCTCGCATGAATGGCTTCGAGCTGTCGCGCAAGGTTCGTAACTCGGACAAGTGGAAGAACATGCCGATCGTCGCTTTGACCTCGCTCGCTTCAGACGAACATCGTCGCGAAGGGGAAGAGGCCGGCATCGACGACTACCAAATCAAGATGGATCGCGAACGCCTGTTGTCGTCGGTTTCTCGACTGACGCAGACCGACGTCGAAACTCTCCGACGTCAAGCGATGCGTGACGGAAAAGCCCGAGAATTGTCTACCGCAGGAGTTTAA
- a CDS encoding response regulator, with protein sequence MNSNERRILHIDDDPTVTRMIQARLAQHDYIVDELHDPTCWRGALINGGYRVVLLDIEMPQLNGLEVLQQIKQFDIGVAVIMFTGKLKMNLVFEALGYGAEYCLFKPADDLRPMIDALEASFYRIEQWRQAAAFAARQLRIAQKTSEIKSKLRASNSPSPSLASELPSGFEWSNFENYLILRGAISPQLLELARSAYARSVKPIGQIALQSRHITVAGLMQVLQRQADTQLKFGEAAVELGLLTTDQVQELLEQQKHLSTTPQDAIFTVGAMTPANLNRYLAEYLREMESSSSWAVPSPEAALHHPQVTATFPSNMVQEHC encoded by the coding sequence ATGAATTCCAACGAACGACGCATCCTACATATCGACGATGATCCGACGGTCACTCGTATGATCCAGGCTCGTCTTGCGCAGCACGACTATATCGTCGACGAGCTGCACGATCCGACGTGCTGGCGTGGTGCGCTAATCAATGGCGGATATCGCGTTGTCCTGCTCGACATTGAGATGCCGCAGCTGAACGGACTTGAGGTCCTTCAACAGATCAAACAGTTCGATATCGGCGTCGCCGTGATCATGTTTACCGGCAAGCTGAAGATGAACCTGGTGTTCGAGGCCCTTGGATACGGAGCCGAATACTGTCTGTTCAAGCCAGCTGACGATCTGCGACCGATGATCGATGCGCTTGAAGCGTCGTTTTACCGAATCGAACAATGGCGCCAAGCCGCCGCCTTCGCCGCTCGCCAATTGCGCATCGCGCAGAAGACCTCGGAAATCAAATCGAAGCTGCGAGCGAGCAATTCACCCTCACCCTCCCTCGCCAGCGAATTGCCCTCTGGGTTCGAGTGGAGCAATTTTGAGAACTACCTGATTCTGCGCGGCGCGATCTCGCCGCAACTGCTGGAACTTGCACGCTCCGCCTACGCTCGCAGCGTCAAACCGATCGGCCAGATCGCCCTGCAGTCGCGCCATATCACCGTCGCTGGACTGATGCAGGTGCTGCAGCGTCAAGCCGACACGCAGTTGAAGTTTGGCGAAGCGGCCGTGGAGCTCGGCCTGCTAACGACCGACCAGGTGCAAGAGTTGCTGGAACAGCAAAAACACCTTTCGACCACCCCGCAAGATGCGATCTTCACCGTCGGCGCGATGACGCCGGCGAACTTGAATCGCTATCTGGCGGAATACCTTCGAGAGATGGAATCCTCCTCTTCCTGGGCGGTCCCTTCGCCCGAAGCGGCCCTCCATCATCCCCAAGTGACGGCGACTTTTCCGTCCAACATGGTTCAGGAGCACTGTTAG
- a CDS encoding chemotaxis protein CheW, translating into MSGNEKKSVISGEQQFVTFYLGDLLMAIPIGCVQEINRQLECTPVPQAPPYVCGVVNLRGEVVTVVEPRHILRLEPGEQTRESRNLIINSHGEAVGIVVDKVSDILTLTDEDVTPPPANLKGVEGRFFIGVHQRDEDVVVLLNIDEMLNDANEFAAMA; encoded by the coding sequence ATGTCTGGTAACGAAAAGAAAAGCGTAATTTCGGGCGAGCAGCAGTTCGTCACCTTTTACCTGGGCGATCTGTTGATGGCGATTCCGATCGGCTGCGTCCAGGAAATCAACCGCCAATTGGAATGCACGCCGGTACCGCAGGCTCCGCCGTACGTTTGCGGCGTCGTCAATCTCCGCGGCGAAGTGGTGACGGTGGTCGAACCGCGGCACATCCTCCGCTTGGAGCCGGGCGAGCAGACTCGCGAGAGCCGCAACCTGATCATCAATTCGCACGGGGAAGCGGTCGGGATCGTCGTCGACAAAGTGTCGGACATTCTGACGCTGACCGACGAAGACGTGACCCCTCCTCCGGCCAACCTGAAGGGTGTCGAAGGGCGTTTCTTCATCGGCGTTCACCAACGCGATGAGGACGTCGTTGTGCTGCTCAACATCGACGAGATGTTGAACGACGCCAACGAATTCGCGGCGATGGCCTAA